Within the Camelus dromedarius isolate mCamDro1 chromosome 9, mCamDro1.pat, whole genome shotgun sequence genome, the region ATCTGCAGTCTTTGCATGTGCAGGAAGCGGCGCAGATGCAGGAGCCGCCTGCCAGGAAGGAAAACACCATCAGTGAGCAGGCAGGGGATGCAGGAGCTCCAGCAGATGGAAAACAATCCCTCCCTTCAGCCTCCTCTGTAAGGACCCAGCAGCGGGAGCTCCTGTCTCACTCAGGCAGATGAAGAagccttccccttctctcttgcCAGGGAAGGTAGGTGCCTTCCCGATTTTACTCCACAGGGAATGTCCCAGGCTCCAAACCCAGATCGGGCAAACtagggctgggggccagggcctCATGTTCTGACCAGGAAGAGTCAATGTCTCCTCCTTCCATCAGTCTTGCAGCTGTGAGGCCTAGATAGGACACTGGGTCCCAGTCTAGCAGTTTCTGACCATCTGAGTGACCTCAAAAATGACAGCCTGAAGTCTCAGTACCTTCTATTCAAAAACAGAGGCAAAGGGaaactggaaattctctcctgaCCCTGCCTAGGAAGAAAGCATCCGGCGAACTACAGGAGTCCACTTGAgttcaaattaaaaattctgcCTTGTCTAACTCCAGGGACACTGTCTTGGTGCTGGGAAGGGGCCATCCAAGTCCCAGAGCCAGGAGTCCCTTACCAGGAGAGCAGGAGCTGTTGGGGTCCATTTGGAGCCGAGGTGAGGCTGGAGGTTTAAAGCACGTAGCAAAACAGATTCACTCGTCTGGCGGGAGGCGTGCTGGAGTCTgggaggccccgcccccgccttgCACCCTCCCGGCGGATCCGTGCCGCCAGCAGCGCCCGGGGCCGGGCTGTGCGCACCTGGCCGGGATGAGGTCACGATTCCGTGAGCAAGGCTGGAGTTGGTGGCAACCGCAGCGCCGGGGGCCGGGTTGTGAGCAATATGCCGGCCGAGCGCTAGGTTCTCCCAGCTCACCTAAAACTGTTGTACACACCCAGGGCGGTGTTTGGCGCCTGTTCGCGGGGAGGGACAGTTAGCCAGAAGGTACGCTGTGTCCtagcctccctgccctccccttcccaaTTTTCCCAAGGATGGCCGCCGCCGGTGTCCCCAGGTGTTCCGGGAACCCGTGTCCTCGCCGTCTTCCCCAACCtccgcccgcccccgccccccaccccccaccgcacCTCTGTCCTCAGTGTCGCCCTTTCCAGGAGCTCGTGTGCAACCTCAACACTTGCTCACTTTCCAGGCATGGCTGGAGCCTGAGTTGTATGCAGAGATCTGTGATGGATGCGACCTTCACCATCAGTCTCCCGCCCCGAACCTGTCCCCAAGATTGCCTGCCCTGGCCCCTACGATGGTTTTTAGTCACCGTTTCTCCGGTTTCTCCCTTAACAGCAACGCAGCGAACACAGGCCTCTGTCACCCTTCCTTCCTTACATTCTTCATGGCTGAACGGATGGATGGGCACATTTATCTAGGTGCTCTTTTGCCTAAACTTTCAAGGGGGTTTCCTCAACCTCTCAGATCCACCACTCCAGGATGGAGTCCCCAAAGCATGGGATACCCCCCGCCCAGGAGAGGGATCATTGTAGGTGATAGGCAGATCTGAgattaaataacaaaacaagtGGTTGTTTCCCTTTACTCAGCGGTGGGAAGAGCAGAGTTGGCAGTCAGATCCCTCTGCATGGCTCTgtggcctctctgggcttcagactCCCATCTCTCCATTCGGGAGCACAACTGGACTATCTCAACCCTTCCAACTCTGAATAAGGAGAAGCAGGACTTAGCATCCAGTTAGATCATAATCAGCCATCTTTGGCAAAGAGGTAAGACAACTGAAGTATAGGTTCAGACCTCTGAATGTGATCTCGGTACCCTTGGCCAGGTCGCTTTAACTTTGTGTAATTGGCACAGTAACTCCAGCCCCTGCAAGTTCTTTGTCACTCATTCAATGTAGATCAAGTGACATGAAGGGTGGGCAAGTCTTTTGTGTTTGCCCAAGTGCTGTCACAGCATCTTATCCTAGGTGAGCTATTGCAAGTCAACCACATTCCTTCCAGCACACATTCAGTAAATTTCCAGTCAAACTTTAACCTCCAACCCAGAGTAATGCTTGCAAATCAACTAGCCTTTTCAAGAGCTTGTTGGGCTTCAACAAGATTCTGTCCCAGAAAAGTCACTGTGAACAGAAGGATGATAGTAGACACTGTTTATTGAGTCCTAGTGAGAAGCCAGGCCACTCTCACTTAATACCACATAGAGATATAATCTTTTTATAGAAAATGGAGACTTAGAGTGGTTGAGCAACTTACTCAGGTTACACAGCAGGTAAGTGCCTTATTGGTCTGTGACCCAGGACTGCCTGACACCAACGCCCACGCACCCAACACAGGCTGGCTtctgaaagcctctcttcacaCGGGACACCTGTGGGTAAGCGTCCTGAGTTTGGGCCACGTAACTCATCTTTCTCTTTGACTTTACATCAAATAGCAAATCCCTCCAAAACTTGTCAGGGGGACCTAGCCATTACCATTATTTATAAGTCACTCAATGCCTCACTCCTTCCTGATAAACACCACCACAACTTCATAACTGCAGAATCTGCCTTCACCCTGCTCAGGCAGACATGAAATCTTTCATCTGGAATCGGTTCCCAGGTACTTTCCCTCTTGTTGGGGAATGTCTGGGCATTACCTCCAAATTTCTAGTCATTTTGCTGATTTCAAGTAGTCATGGGCTGGATTTTGAAGAAAAGGTAGATTTCAGCCTGAGTAATGTGAGAACCTCCAAAAATTCAGAGCCAAgtcagcacagggaactctcaGGGGTGGCAGCTGTCCTGTCAGTGGTGATGGGCAAGCCAAGATTGATGTCCCCTGTAGGGCTGTGGGGGCAGTGCTTCTCCAGGTGTGTGTGGTCCACACCTTGGGGCATTTGTAAAGTGTTTTCAGTATTCAGTGCACACCTTCAATGAATAAATgtgtagttttaaatttaaaaaagttttcctgTCTTACTCtgttccttatatatttattcaaacGTGTCTGTTAAACAAAAACTGGGTTTTGTATATTGTgtccttttacatttttcttagtaattcactttattttatattacCAGAGTTTAGGTTtgtgaagacagaaaataaaaaccatggCTAGAGAATTCACATCAATCTTTTGGCGCAGGAATTTTGAGTCTCCTAGGTAGGGATTTAGGTACTAGGGGTTTGATTCCAAATTCTTTACAGTCTATCAAGCCTGAAATCTATGAAGAACTGAAGTTGTCCAGGGAAGTCAAAGGATGGAAAATGAAGAATTGAGAAGTCACCAGCCCTTGCCATCCACCAACCCTTGACATAAGAACAGAGGGGACCCTGTGTCTGCTCCAAATCATTATAGCATCTGGTGTAACGCTCTTCCATCTCACAGAAGATGAACTTAGTGAAGAAGTGTGTCTTGCTTTAGGTACTCAGTTTATTATGCATTAGCATTCTGTTCCATTACCCAAGTCTCTGCACTTCTCATCCAGTCTCCTATACCAGCCCTACCTAGATGGCACACAAGCCATTATTCCCACACACAGGAAAGAAAGCAGTCAGAAATAGTGTCAGAAAGAGCAGTCAGAAAGAGTCAGAATAGTGTCAACAATTTTTTTATTACCATTCACATATTTCTTGGAAAAGGGATTGTAACATTCAGGTCGGGTTTGGATAAAAATGCAGGTTTGCCCACGTCCCTGGGCATTTACATCTGGAGCAGGCTCTCCCTTACATCAGGCACAGCAGCTGCACTTTTCTGATGCCCCTTTACAAACACAGCCCTTGGCACACTTGGCGCAGCCCACagggcagcaggagcagcagcctgAGGAGAGATGGGGAAAGTAGATGCCAGAGATGACTTTCCCAGGCACCTCCCTGCCCAACACCAGGCACAAGCCCTGAGACCCAGAGGACCCTTAGTGCAGAAAAACATGCTCTGTTCCAAGACAACTGGGAGGACCCTTGGGGTTTGGGTTCCACTAGGAAATGACTGCCCTGCCCCATCTAAGCCCAGGACAAGGCAGAAAGTCAGAAGCAGCAGTGACAGGTTCCAGGGGACAAAGGGAGACCAGCTCCCCAGAACCATACACTCAGAACCAGCTCTTGGTTCCCTCCCTCATCCTAGCTGCACCCCCCAGTTTCCACAAGAAGGCCCCGCACTCACTTTTCTTGCAGGAGGTGCATCTGCAGTTTTTGCATGTGCAGGAGCCAGCGCAGGTGCAGGAGCCGCCTGCCAGGAAGGGAACGACCAGCAGTGAGCAGGACGTGGGAGGCAGGAGCTCCAGCAGATGGACAACAGTCCCTCCCTAAaccctcctcctctgccaggACAGTTAACAatccctccccacatcctcttCCTGGGTACAGGGCCCAGCGCTAGGAACTCCTGTCCAGCATAGACAGAGTCTCACCCCACCTTCTCTGCCCTTTAGCTACAAAAGGCTGTGTACTGCCTTATATTTACCCCACAGGAATGGCTCCAGAGCCCATTCAGGAAGCCTGGGTCTGGTGGCCGGGAACTTATGTCTGAgcccagaaaagacaaaatccCCTCACTCCCATTCAGCACAAGCAAATCTGA harbors:
- the LOC105102681 gene encoding metallothionein-1E, with amino-acid sequence MDPNCSCSTGGSCTCAGSCTCKNCRCTSCKKSCCSCCPVGCAKCAKGCVCKGASEKCSCCA